The Meles meles chromosome 6, mMelMel3.1 paternal haplotype, whole genome shotgun sequence genome has a window encoding:
- the LYSMD2 gene encoding lysM and putative peptidoglycan-binding domain-containing protein 2 isoform X3, producing the protein MEQIKRANKLFTNDCIFLKKTLNIPVISEKPLLFNGLNSIDSPESETVGSSFSHEEEPVAAGEDLSPPSPQETDVQPVQPEEVSARDFLQRLDLQIKLSTQAAKKLKEESRDEESPYAASLYHS; encoded by the exons atggAACAGATTAAAAGGGCAAATAAACTGTTTACCAATGATTGTATATTTCTGAAGAAAACTTTGAACATCCCAGTTATATCAGAGAAACCTTTGTTGTTTAATGGACTTAACTCAATAGATTCTCCAGAAAGTGAAACTGTTGGTAGCAGTTTTTCTCATGAAGAAGAGCCTGTAGCAGCTGGGGAAGATCTTTCTCCTCCCAGTCCTCAAGAAACCGATGTTCAGCCTGTACAGCCTGAAGAAGTGTCAGCTAGAGATTTCCTGCAGAGACTAGACTTGCAGATTAAGTTGTCAACACAGGCAGCCAAGAAACTAAAAGAAGAGAGCAG agaTGAAGAGAGCCCCTATGCAGCTTCCCTCTATCACAGTTAG